GGGGTGTCTTGAACTACTCTGCCCATCTCCACACAACCTTGAATAGCGTCACATCGATCGTCACGACATCGTGGGCTAGAGGAAAGGTAAAAAAACAAGTGTTTCTAGTATAAACTCAAACGAGTTGAGGACTACTAGAGttgggtggtggaggaggtgtgtGTAGGAGAAGCTTAGCCCTAGATTCCTGGAGGATGCCGCTCCCTCGGATGAGACAAAAGGTTTAGAAAAAGTTGGCGAAGAAGGGCCAATGATGACATATGGGGTGGTTATGCCGGTGGAAGAGGGTGAGGTGGCGACGGTAGAGGTTATAGGCACAACGTTGATGGTATATTCTGTAGACGGCGGTAGGGTGGCCAGGGATAGGCGAATGGGCGGCGACAGGGGTCGACCGGCCAAGTGGACGACGGGTGGCGCCGTGGCGGGATTCGACATCGCTACTAAGGTTCTCGATGGCTGATTCGGTGGTTCCGAGTTCAGCTCGACTCTGAGTCACGCTGCTTGGTGTCGAGTTGAGAAGGTGGGATTAGGGTGGTTCAGGGGCTATGGGTAGGGGATGGGCCCGTGTGGGCGTGTTTCTATGTTTGGATTAACATAAGATAGAGACAATAATTTTGAAGTTTAACTATATTATAAATGTGTAtatatttactaactactattcTTTTTCTTCAGAAATGTTAGGTGTGCCTAGAATTGTTGGCACAACTGTAGATTCACCCCCACAACGGTCGTATAAAGGATGCTTCGGTATGAGAAAATGGTTGTATATTTAGAGATGATGTCCACAACCACCAACACGAAATTGAAACCATTTAGGTCGGACGGCCTTCTATAAAACCTAAGGGtccgtttggatccttggaattgaaataattctaataattataatctaggtatagattaattaagctaatatagttgtatatgaaatatatttgtatattattgttagtCATACAAGGAACATACTTTATATGTTGTATTTCGATTGTagggaagtgagttgaagagAGTGATATAAGTTGAAGAGTAGAAATATAgcatggtgatctatagaatcaattttcatctctcaccctatgaatttgagataggcttatttgtgagctttgaaaagttatggaatgtcaaattccaagtaAAATAGTCTAATctattaagtagatttcaattcgTCTAAAATAAAAGAGAAATGATTTTTCAAGCTCTGACAGGCACCACCAATGGCTGTAACAGTTCCGACAACTTGGGCCGATCGGCCATAAAAAGGTTCGGAATTCTGGGCCTAGGCTCCTTGGAATGACTCGGCCCATCAATTGCTTTGTTTCCTTCACGCCAAAAATTTGCCTTGTTGCCTTCGACGCCTGACAGTTTATTGGTTCGATCAGGCCTGGTTCAGTGCGTGCAAGAGCGACAATGCAATTCATATTTCATAATATTTGTGCTCGTCAGACTGCAGCTAGCCGCCAATCGCTAATTTTCACTGGATTGACTGGATTCCGCAAGCTAGTCACTTCTGACGTTAACAAGTGTCATTTGGTGTCTCGTGCGTTGCATTCTGTGTGAAGTGTTCAGAATCAACTTTCAGATCGGCAACTTGCTGTATTCGTCGGCCTGCGTTCAGAGTAGTCCCTGCACATTGCCTTGCCGTTACTAAGGCTCCGTTTagatccaattttttttttgattttggctactgtagcactttcgtttgtatttggcaattagtgtctaattatggactaattaggtttaaaagtttcgtctcgcgatttttcacccaactgtgcaattagtttttttttcgtctacatttagtactccatacatataccgtaagattcgatgtgtgCGCAAATTTTTttgaatctaaacaggccctaatgGCTTCACCAATGTCAATGAGCTGTATGAAACATCCAACTTCTAAAGATTTCGCAAACCAAACTTGGAAAAAAAAACCCTGATAGCATTCCGTCTCCAGCCCCCTCCGCCCTCCGCCCTTGCGACTCCAGTTTGAACCGCCGCCGTGGGGAATCTAACCGCGCGGGTCCCACCTTGTAACAAACTGGCCAACCGACTTATCAGCAGTTCCCAGTTGAGCATCCTCCCTACAAATAGCCGTGCCGCCTCGCCAATTTGGCCAGCCTTTCACTTTCAAACGAGCACAACACAATCCAAAGAACGACGTGGGAGAGCGAGCGAGAAAgccagagcaagagcaagagagAGCAGCCatcgagaggagaaggcgaaagATTCAGGGGAGCGAAGGACCGATGGCCGACCCCGACGACTATTGGAGCGCCGTGCTCGTCGTCTTGGTTCCCGTCGTCGTTGTGGCCGTGTGCGTCACCTTCATTATCATGTGGTGCCCATGGCGACGGATCCGCCTCTTCACGCTCGGCGGCGTCACCACCCTGACGCGGACGCTGAACTACACCTGCACCATGTGCCAAGACAGCATGGAGGCCGGCGAGAAGGTCCGCACACTCTCCTGCGACCACGCGTTCCACTGCGGCGGCAGCGCCAGGTGCGAGAGGGACATCGACCAATGGCTTCTCACTGCGGAGGTGATGGCGTGCCCGCTCTGCCGCAAGAGTCCCTATCCCGTGCTGCCGTGGAAGCAGCCACCGCCATCGTCGCCAGCGCCTTCACCGTCAGCATCGGAGCCAGCGCTACAGCAGTTGCCGCGGACGTCGTCGACGCAGGATTTGGAGAAGGCGCTGCTGCTTCCGGCGAACGACGAGACACTAGCGGAGGCGTCGTCGTCAGCATCGGCGCCACCGCTAGCGCAGACGCAGTTGCCGCGGACCTCGACACCGGATTTGGCGGGGGTGTTGCCGCTTCCGGCGGACGACGAAATACTACCGGAGGCGTCGTCATCGCAGTAGACACGCGTGATCAAGCTTGGATGGGACGGTGTTGAGGCCTCCTGTGGGGCGGTCTGGAACTGGAGGTTCTTCAAGTATTATTTCGTCGTTCTTTTTCTGCATTCTTTGTTCTTGGAACTGATCGAGGGTAGTTCGTCTTTTTGATGGTCTGGATCAGCTCTTGAAATACTCCTTAGTTGTTTTCATTTTGCTTTCTTGGAACTGATCGAACTTAGCTGTGTTCCTGTTCTTTTGTTCAGAGCTGCGTCCACCTGTAACGAACCAAATGTCTGAATGCCAAGAAACGATTATGTGTTAGTTCTTGGATCAGCTATAATGTTCCAATAGAAGCTAATAGATCTTTGGTTCATTGCTTTTATACTCTGTTCAATTCTTTACTACCTCAATGCGAGAATGATTTCATTATAAACTGTTGGCAGCATGGCTTGCTAATTTCTTGCAATAGTGCTTGTGAATTGTGATCAGTTGCTTCGGGCCTGTTTGGCACAAAGCTGTTGTGAGCTGTTTTATTTGCCAACTAGAGTCCAATTGGACTCCCTGTATAGCTATTGTGGTACTCTGATCTGAATTCTGAAAGCATATTTCTTTCTAATTTCTTGTTAACGGCCGCGGCGTGCTAAGAATGTCTTGAGCGACACGCAACTACTCACAGCATTCCCCTCGCCGCGCTTGTGCTGCTTCCAGCAGCGAGACAGCGTCCGGCGTCAGGGATCCAGACCTGGGGCCCACATGATGACTAAGACTaagccagccccccccccccccccttcactTCTCCTACAAATACCCACCCAGGCCTGTACCCACCGCCGGCAATGCCATTGCCACCTTCCAAACGCGAACAATCCCAGGGCAACGCGAGCGAACAGAAAGCCAGAGCAAGAGAGAGGCAAGACGCAATGAAGGGGGAAGAGGAGCAAagacgccatggccgacgacagcGGCAGCGTCAGGATGGCCATCGGCACCGCGGTCGGCGGCGCCTCCATCGCCCTCTTGGCCGGCGCGAGCTGCTGGTTGGGCATGAAGGCCTACCGCGATGGCCGGTTCTCGAGAGGATGGCGGCGGGTGCGCGTCTGGGAGCTCGGCGGCGTCACCACCCTGGAGCAGACGCTGGCCTACGACTGCGCCATGTGCGGCCACAGCTTGGACCAGCGGGAGGAGGTCCGCACGCTCTCCTGCGGCCACGTGTTCCACCTGCGTAAGGGTCCCAAGTGCGGGAGCAACATCGACGACTGGCTCCGCGAGAACCGCATGCGCTGCCCGGCCTGCTGTAAGCCCGTCCACCCCGTGTTGCCGTGGAAGGCGCCGCCGACATCGGCGCCACCGCCCGCGCCCGTGCCACTGCCAGCGCAgtcggcgccgtcgtcgtcgactTCGGATTTGGAGGCTCAGGAGCCGCGGCGGATGGAGTTAGAGCAGGGGCCACCGCGGCGGCTGGCGTTGGACCAGGGGCGACCGCGGTATCCGCCGTCGATGTGGTTACAGGATGCGCTACTGTACGGGTCGCCGTCGCAGTAAAGACGCATGATCGAGCTTGGACGGGACGGTGTTGGAGCGTCTTTTGGGGCCCGTCTGGATCACTTCTTCGAGAGGTTCTTCAAGGATTCTTCGTCGTTTCTGTTTCTGCATTCTTGGAACTGATCAAAGGGTATTGCGTCTCGTCTGATGGTCTGGATCGGTTCTCGATGGATTCCTTCGTTATTTTTGTCATTTGCTTCCTTGGAACTTATCGAGCTTAGCTTGTTCCTTCTTTTGTTCTGATCTACGTTCACTTGTGATGAACTAAGCAATGTGTCCCAGTGTGCAAACTGATATTGCTGAGTGGGCATCTTGGGATGAGAATTGCAGGATTTTGGTATAAACTTTTCGCCATAATGTTTTCTAGTTCTTGCAATATCGCATCTGTGCATGACAGCAGTTCCATACTCTGTTAGTTGTTTTCTTGAGTGCTAAAAAGGCCAAAAAAAATACCATCTAAGTTTTGCTGCTGAACATATGATTAGTCGTTCTGGAAATCTTGTGAACTAATTTACAGTTTCTTTTCTGATAAAATTGATGTTTGCTTCATAGTACTATCGTTTTTCTTGTATTAGAGATCAATGATTCGTACAGCAGCAACTGCTTCTATCATACCTCTGTATAGGTGAAGACTAGCAAATGCTTGACAGTTGACTCTTCTGCTGTATGGGATGCCTAATCAGGCGATGGTGATCGAGGGTAGTGTGTCTTGTCTGATGGTCTAGATCTGTTCTTGAAGGATTCCTTCGTTGTTTCTGTCGTTTGCTTTCTTTGAATTGATTGGGCTTAGCTTGGGttgtttttgttgttttgttcatGTCTGAATTTAACCATGCAATTACGATTTGTACGTTGTTGGCTCAGTTCCAGTGGTCTGACGGAAGCTAGTAGATTCTTGTTAATGTATTTGGTAGTCTGTACCATTTCCGTGTGCCCCCAATGTGAAAATTGATATGGCTGAATGGGCATCCCTGTTCGTCGCAGTGCTTGCTAATTTCTTCCAATAGTGCATGTCATCATTACTTACTCTGTTTAGTACTTTCTTGAGTGACTAAAACCTTTAGATTTTGCTGTTGAAAATATGATAAGTCAGTCTGAAAATCCTGTGAACTGCTTTGCTTGTTCTAATTGCTTCACATAATTTTCCACACTGCTTCACATCATTTCAATGATGAGTACAACTACTGCTTGTATCATACTGTATTAGTGTTATTAATTTGTGATATCTGAAGATAATTATACCGCTAAATCTTAGACTCTTCTGCTGTTGAATTTCAGCTGGATGTGAGATCTGCTGTGCGTCTAACTCTGGGATCTCATTGCCATTTCCTGTGTGCGAATACTGACAGTGATTATGCCATGCCTGTCCCTGCATATTGTTTCCAATTCCCTGTTGCCATTATGTTTTTTTCCCCAATTCCATGTGTGGTACTAAGTAGCATCACAATTTGCTACGGGAAAGCTCTTCTGCCGTGCTTGTATAAGTTGTGTTACTTACATCTCAATATGACACCTATTTGTTTTCCACTAATTTTCCGTCAATCCCGACCTTTTGTTTATACATCCGGAAATCTAACTTCTTTGGATGGCACTACTTTTGAGTGACTAGTGTAAGTATCACTAGAGATGTTTTCTTGCTTGCTTGAGTCAGTCCTTCCATTGTGCAATGTTTGCAAGTATTCAAACAGGGCTCATAGGTTTGATTGCCAGAGTTAGAACCCTGTTTAGCTTCAGTGTCTGGAGTGTGTGCCAAATGGTTTCAGACTTTCAGAGTTCATGAGTCTGAATAACTATCGCTGCATAAGTTGTGAACTTGTGATAGGTAGAGGTCACAAGGACCCCACGAGTTCATTTTCTCGAGCGTTGATATTAACTGTGATGCTTGCTGCTTGTGTTTGGTGTCCCTTGTGCTGCATCTACAACATTCAGTCTGATGGCTGTCAGTCTTCAGAGTTGCTGATACTGTCTTTGATGACTTCATGACTCGGAGCGTTCGCCGACCTGCGTTCAGAGTAGTTCACGCACACGCCATGCCCGTTTAGTTTCCTCACAAATGTATGAATGAGTCGAACTCTCATAGATTTTCAAGACAATGCTTTCAAAGAAAAAGATTTTCAAGACAAACCTTTTCGTCGAACCAATTCAGTTTTGAAGTTAGATGTGAAGAGGCTTATCTGCCGCAATACAAGTTACAAGGCCTGCGTAACGGCTTAAAAATTGCAAACCCACAGGAAGCGTGCTCCACTAGATGTGATGTGAAGGCCTCCCGTGGTTCGTGTCTTCGTGATCGCGAGCGCTGCACCGCTCGGCGCTCGCCCTCCGCAGGCTCCAGCTTAGCAGCTCGGATCAAAGATGGAATAAAGCACGTGGCAAATCCCGATTCATATGCCTTCCCTTctttacttactactactactccgtGCGCGCCGACCGGCCTCACCAGTCGCCACGGCTGCCTACGCCGCCACCGCGCCAGCATCAGGACAGTGAACGCCTGTGACTCCGGTGCCGATGCGGATTGCGGTAACTGTGTCTGGATGTTTCTTCCTGTGAGCTGATCGATGAAATGCTTAGGATGCGTTTGGTTCAGGGGACGGGCTGGGACGGGACGGGATGAGCCCGGTTCCGATGCTGTTTGGTTGGGAGGCAGCTGGAGTGGGATCATCCCACCTGTAGAATATCCCAGGAATATTCCCGTGAAACTGGGGCGAGCTCGTGCCCGAAAATTTGCCAGGCAGAGTCATCCCACCTTTGCCGCCGTCACCTTCCGTTTCCCTCGCGTGCTGGACATGGCGGATAGGGTCGCCGGCGGATGTGGCAGGACGGGCGGCGAGCAGGAGCTGCATGGGCGCCGGGATCCATGGTGCGACTAAGCAGGACCGGGCAGGTGCGGCCAGTCGGGGCCGGGTGGGCGGCGAGCTCCGGATTGGGCGCCCTCCGAGCAGGCACTGATGGCCTCGGCGAGCTGTAGACGGTGAGACGAGCGGGCAGGCGAGCTCCAGCTTGGGTGGCGGCCACGGCGAGCTCCAGACGGTGCAGCACGGACGGCATCCAAGCGGGTGGCGCGGCACGGGCGAACGGCTTCCGAGCGGGCGGAGCGGCCGGATGGCCTCCGAGCGGGGGGCGCGGCGCAGCCGGGCGACCTCTGAGCGGGCGGCCGGTGTTGCAGGACCGCCTGGGATGGGGCTGCATCCGGACGGGGCTGCATCCAGACGGCAGCGCGGCCAATCTGCTGCTGCGTGTGCACGGACGAAGAAGGGGGGAGACTAGCGGGTGGGGCCCACATAACGGTGGCAAACGTACCAAAATTTACCGTCCATACTATCACCCTCAGTCCCTACTGCCAAACACAAAATGTGTCGAGACCATCCCTCATCAACTAAATAGAAAATAGAGCTGTTCCGCCCTCGTCCCATCCCAGAAATCAGAAATCAAAGACGAGATCATCCCACTCCACCTTAACTCTCAACCAAACACAGCGTGGGAAGGAGGTAGGAATGGAAGCCAGCGCACCCCATCCAGTGCGGTTACGGATTGGAGGTTTCCGCCTTCCCTTTTCCTTAGTGACGGGTGGACCGCAGATGATGTCAGTCGGTGGGTCCAGGTTGTCAGTTTTGCAATTGGATAAAAatgatttctctttttttttcaggaAGAAAAAATGTTGGAGACACCAGCTTGACCATGTATCAACTTGTTTACAACATCAGGATGCCATATATTTGAAAAGTTCGTTGACCATCTCTCCATTTTAATCCAAGCTTTCGTCTCTTTTGGCATGCGCCCTGTGCCCCTGCCCCGGTGAAACTGGCGAGATGCCTACACCGGACCTCCACGCCACCGCGAGCTCCATGCGCCAACACTGATCTCCGCGCCGCCATCGACTTTCGCGCCATTGCGAGCTCCATGCGCCGCCACCGACCTCCGCGCTGACGTCGAGCTCCGCaatgacgagcctccattcgtccaggCAACAAAGTGACATTGCAATGAAAGCGCATATTGCAAacgtatgttccaagtgtttcggaggtatgttgcaatgttttatatcgatgttgcaaaagtagatcgggatgttgcacatgttacaatggctatacacgtatgtttcaagtgtatgctttaaatatttcatctgtttcagacatatgttgtaagtgttttatctggatgttgtatatatatatatgcaagtgtttcaagtgtttttcatacgtatgttgcaagtgtttttcatCTGAATGATGCAATGTTTTTAATGGCAACACAcgtgttttcaagttttttctgatgttttgcaagtgtttcagacgtattttgcaagtgtttcagctgttttagacgtatgttgcaagtgtttcatctagatgatgCAATGTTTTTAATGGCAACACAcgtgttttcaagtttttttatgttgttttgcaagtgtttcagacgtattttgcaagtgtttcaactgttttagatgtatgttgcaagtgtttcatctgaatgctgcaaaagtagatcggatgttgcacatattgaaTGGGACCCACTTATCGTAGTCGCCTGTTGCAGCTGCTAGGGCGCCGCTGAGTGGGCAGAAGGTCCTCACGTGCGGTCGGGCAGCTAGGAGACATCCGGGGTCCGTGGCCCCACATGGAATCACGAAATGAGCCGGCGCGGATATATATGGTCAATGGGCCGGCCCGACCCGGCACGGCCCGATGGGGTTCGGGCCGGCACGACATGTCGTGCATTTCAGGCCATGCCGAGACGGGCACCGTGCCTGACCTACGGCCCAGGCACGCCCTGCTGGGCCGATTTTTGGGCCAGGCTGGCCCGATAAGCACGACCTGTCAGGGAGGCTAGGCCAGCCCAAGGCCCGCTTTAGCAGGCAATGACGGCGTCGAGGTCGAGGGGGCCGCTGGCCACGTCGGTGGCATCAGAGAGAGGAAAGGGAAAGAACAGGAGGGGCAGTAGGGGACGAGGGGGCAGCATAGGagtgtggtggcggtggcggtgcatGGAGCCATGGAGGAGGCCTCAAGGCAGATCCGTAGCTTCAATGGCCATGGCAAGCTCAAGCTTGTTCATCTCATTCCagtaagaaaaataaaaaaaacaacaaaaatcaTATGGCTCTAGATCTCACGGATCAATCACAAGTCCACAACATTACAAAAGAATCGAAAAATAGAGGAATCGGACAAAAGTCATGCATTCACACAAATCAGAGAAAAGGGAGAGGGAGGTCGGAGGAGAGGCACGCTGCCTATGCCTGGATCCATGGGGGAGGAGGCCGCTGTGTCGCTTCCTGCGCGCAAATCCAAGGTGGAGGAGGCCTCTGCGCCGCCCCTACGCACGGATCCAAGGGGGAGGAGGACTCTACGCCGCCCCTACGCGTGGATCTATTGGGAGGAGGGCACCCTGTGGGGAAGAAGGGAGGACGCCACGGGAAGAGGCCGCCGCGCTACGCCACCGTGCGTGCGGTTCTAAGGGGAGggggtgaaagtgcatctagccctttagtgggttttggatgattaaatgacaacatgattaaatgactaacccgtttgctaagtgtagacaggtaataggttatctcacaggtacttaatgaaagccaaaatgatgtgttgttgtgtaaacaatctagttcaagcacaagacaacaatgcaaatgaaattcatgcaaaggcttaattattgtgggatttccatgtactatgtgaaagcaagctcataagaattaattaatgagacatgagggattgcatatggaatggtctcatatttgaagcttgctaaattgaaatgaaaaatataGCAATACAAATGAattgatgattcaacacaagatgtgacttgatggcctgagatggtgaagatagcaaggaaaggcttcgatggggtactaagcaagggtgaagggcaagcgacggcttggcaggcaaagaacctagctagagtgaagaaggaagtacttgcatttagttgaggtactaatcaagctatgatgtccatgtttatgtggaggatcaaattcctattggagtgtttgatggaagtaaCTTGATACATTTAGGATTATTCAagtttgatgaatggaatcaagtcacgtgctcaagatgactatgctcaagtgtaaagaacaatatcaacatgttggcacccttatttgatgaagattgaaagaaaCAGCATTAATTtaaaagaggtcaactcaagcggtataaattcgtTTTTTTTCTTAATCTTGAGTTGGATAGGtttgtcatactattaagagggatgcatcatgttgatagacaatgtttcataagtgctcaagccaacccatgtgagttttgagtatttgagcgacaaaagagctaactttatttttgctggtttggcaataccggatgtgtccgatattgataccggacgtgtctggtatttacccagcagtcaggtagtaaaattgttgttcttgggttggttcgtcgggagttctggcaagggtcaggagttccgacatctcgcactttaactgacttggagagatCGTTGTCCTGGTcacatcggacgtgtccggtattcataccggacgtgtccggtatgcacaaccagaggccaacggctagttttcaaaagccttgagggtcgggagtttgtcgatggggaaccctatgggccccccatagatcatactgcagggaggtaggccttggtaacaaggcctacagcccaatcgccaagaagaacgcggagcaagcaacgtgcaaaaccgaaactccaacccaaactatacaaggaaaggcgccctaagcgtagcttaggactctgaccttgtatccaaataggacacaaacaacaccTCTCAGTGCCTGAACTATAAAGGgttggtgagggtacccattataaagaggagaacgcatacccgatactcaaagcaatacaacgcaaacaggctaacgccaaaaactagacgtaaggttattactcgaccaagttgagggcctaaaccagtataaaataGGCCCTAATGGCTTCACCAATGTCAATGAGCTGTATGAAACATCCAACTTCTAAAGATTTCGCAAACCAAACTTGGAAAAAAAAACCCTGATAGCATTCCGTCTC
This is a stretch of genomic DNA from Miscanthus floridulus cultivar M001 unplaced genomic scaffold, ASM1932011v1 os_2217_2_3, whole genome shotgun sequence. It encodes these proteins:
- the LOC136534717 gene encoding uncharacterized protein, coding for MADPDDYWSAVLVVLVPVVVVAVCVTFIIMWCPWRRIRLFTLGGVTTLTRTLNYTCTMCQDSMEAGEKVRTLSCDHAFHCGGSARCERDIDQWLLTAEVMACPLCRKSPYPVLPWKQPPPSSPAPSPSASEPALQQLPRTSSTQDLEKALLLPANDETLAEASSSASAPPLAQTQLPRTSTPDLAGVLPLPADDEILPEASSSQ
- the LOC136534715 gene encoding uncharacterized protein, encoding MADDSGSVRMAIGTAVGGASIALLAGASCWLGMKAYRDGRFSRGWRRVRVWELGGVTTLEQTLAYDCAMCGHSLDQREEVRTLSCGHVFHLRKGPKCGSNIDDWLRENRMRCPACCKPVHPVLPWKAPPTSAPPPAPVPLPAQSAPSSSTSDLEAQEPRRMELEQGPPRRLALDQGRPRYPPSMWLQDALLYGSPSQ